The Primulina huaijiensis isolate GDHJ02 chromosome 6, ASM1229523v2, whole genome shotgun sequence genomic sequence CCCTGAACCCACGAGTGGAAGAGAAAATCTTGATTGAACTAAGCTCCATATTAATGGAAACTCGTGGTAGTGATATTTTGAAATGGGTTGAAGATCCCCTAGTGTTTGAAGAAGTTGATCGATTGATATACCTCAAGGCAGCGTTAGCCGAGACACTTAGGTTGTACCCTTCAGTGCCCGAAGACTCTAAGCACGTCGTAGCAGATGACATATTGCCGGATGGAACGTTCGTCCCTGCTGGTTCGAGTATTACATACTCCATCTATTCGACAGGCCGAATGAAGTTCATTTGGGGCGACGATTGCATCGAATTCAAGCCAGAAAGATGGTTGTCCGGGGATGACAAGAAATTCCAACCCaaagatcaatttcaatttgTTGCGTTTAATGCCGGACCAAGGATTTGTCTAGGCAAAGATTTGGCTTATTTGCAAATGAAGTCGATCGCGGCGGCCGTGCTACTCCGCCACCGGCTCAAGGTGGCACCGGCGCACAAGGTGGACCAAAAGATGTCCTTGACATTGTTCCTGAAGGATGGCTTGAAGGTGAATGTGTATCCTAGAGACTTGGCTCCTGTACTCGGCAAAGTCAGCAAAGATTGTTGCGCAATGGAGGAGCCTCTCACTAATGGTACTTCTCATAACGACTAATTAAAGCAATCGGGATGATTAATTTGTGAATATGATGCCTTAAAAACCAATCGTCAATAATTTAAGTTACCTCCCAACATAAAGCAAAATATCATTGCATATAGGTTTTTCCTTCCCAAAAAGATACCGACTTGTATTGTTTCAAAATCTTTGCTCCTCCAATACCATACATTTTAAGGATGAGATCTATTTGTCAAGTTTCTATATATAATCATCGGATATTTGTCGTAAACTCGATAACAGAGTATATGTTGGAACAACACATACGggctttgtattgggaataaaacgtctgcttattcgttgcGATCTGATGAAACTTTTGTTTTTTGATATTTGCTTCTATTATTATATCCATTGTTAGCCTTTCTTCAAGCTCGCATTTCACAAAAAAGTAGTCAAACACCACATAGATAAGAAGCGCGATATACATCTTTTAAGTAGTCAAAATGGAAATTTCAATGCGTCATATTATTCTCAAAATACGAGTACCAACACAATTGGGTGGTtaattaataaaagaaaatcaCATGCACATGCAATTTCAAAGTGGAAAACCTTAAATAATTTGGGGGGAAAAAAGTTACGAATAATCTTTGATGTTTTTCAAAGTTAAAAATTCATATCCTACATAAAGAGTTCTCTGCATGGATTGTGGCAATAGCTATTTATTCTTTAGATCATGTTGTTGTAGCCATTttaatatttactaaatcagAATAATcgtatttcaaaaaaattaggtAGGGACAAATAGGGTAGCTTTCTAGGACCTGAATTATTTAATCTCTTACATATTAATTCATCTAATCTCTTACATATTAATGCATCtacttataataaatttaattggaCTTTATGTTGTAATTTATTCCTTCATGGTACACTAACATGacatgggtttttttttttaaaattctaataaCTACTATGTAATACAATATTcccattttaattaaatactgTTTATTCAAGATATAGTTTGCAGCAAAACCCCATAATCACAAGTAGCAATTTACACACACAAAAGGCAAATGAGAGAGAATCAGACTACACAAATTACATAAACCACCATAATTAGCACAACACAATCTTGGCCTCTGAATTTAGCAAGCCCTGCTGCTTTTGAATGGAATGGCTCTGATCACGATTTGGTGGTAAACCGCAGCGAGAGCAGCTCCAATGAAGGGACCAACCCAGTAGATCCACTGAGAAACAAGAATCAATCATAAACAACTCCGTCAAAAAAATATCGACAAATGAACAATGACACAGAGTCAGTATATTTCGAATTGATTCACACAAAAGATGAGACAATATTCTTACGTGGTCGTCCCATGCCTGGGCTTTGTTGTAGATGATGGCAGCTCCGAGGCTCCTAGCAGGGTTAATGCCGGTTCCAGTGATGGGGATGGTGGCCAGATGAACAAGGAATACAGCAAATCCAATAGGAAGCGGAGCCAAAAGCTATAACAGAAGTGATCATATATTAGCTTCAACTCGACATATATTGAACTGTTAAAAGACACAACCCGCATAGATTATGACAAATCTTTGTGCTCATTACTGAACGTAACAGTTACAATCAGTAGCTTCTTCGATTTAGAGGCTCAATGAGTGATTTGAGTGTTGTAATAATACAGGAACACGACATGATTAATCAATATTtacgaaaaaattaaaatggtgCGCATGAAAACTGTGCAGCCCTCAACCAAGCAcactaaaattttcatttttttaagtcTAGCATGTATGTATGTTCTAGAATCTACCATATTACACGAACTGAATCGAGTGGCAAGGGGAGTTTCAGAAAAATCATCCAGTAAAACAGGGTAGATAAAACAAATTAGAAAAGGAAAGGATGACATACAGGGACATGCGAGTCTCTAGCATTTCTCTTTGCATCAGTAGCAGAGAACACAGTGTACACAAGAACAAAAGTTCCGATAATCTCAGCACCAAGCCCATCACCTTTAGTGTAGCCATGGCTCACCATATTTGCCCCACCTTTCAGTCTTTCATAAGGTCCCACCATGAAACCCTTCACCACACCAGCACCACAGATGGCACCAAGGCACTGCATCACAATGTAGAACAGAGCTCTGGTCAAGGAAAGCTTCCTTGCCAGGAACAAGCCAAAGGTCACAGCTGGATTGATGTGCCCTCCTGTTTCAACACAAAGATACCAATAATTAACTCcttaattcaaataatattgAAGATTTACTGGTTATAATCTTAAATTATATGGTTTAAGTAGAGGTGAAAAGTTTTTAGGCAAGAATTGTTGATAACATTATCACTATTCCACCTTTATTTCACTAATGGTGCAGATAGGTCTACTAGCAGCCTATGAACCAAGATCCAGAATCACATAACAAGAAAGATCCCAAAATCACACTCACAGATATAAGAATGCAGTAAATATTTAACACTTCACATAAAAATGCCGACATTCAACCATTAGACTGGGATCTAAGCCAAAATGAGTAAACCCAGAAAGTAAACGGAAAGAGCACAAAACCGACCTGAAATACCAGCAGTGCAGTAAACAAGGGCAAAGATCATGCCACCAAAGGCCCAAGCGATGCCCTGAATACCAACAGATGCGCATTTGTTCGGTGCTCTATTGACCCCCATAACAGTCAAGATTGTGATGTACAAAAACAAGAAAGTGGCCACGAACTCCGCAATTCCTGCCCTGTAAAAAGACCAAGATTTCAGTTCCCCCGGCTCAAACAAAGGGGCTGGAGGTGGCTCCTTGTAATCTTTGTCCGACTGAGCGGCCGTGCCCAATGGCTGCCTCTCTGTGTATCTGTTAGCTCCAAGCTTAACATCTTCCTCCTTGCCCTCTGCCATTGATTCAAGAACACAAAGCTAAAATTGCTCACTTTCTGAAATAATACCGAAGCAAGGTGGTGGTGGAGTGGCTAAATAATATCCGCAATGTTTCTTTTATAGCTGAAAATCATTCATTACTTGGAATTAAGTAAAGGGTCGTGCTTTATCTTTCCATAAATTTTGTTACTTGTGCTGACACAATTATTTAAGCTAATCTTTTAGTTTATTAAATTAACTATTTGTTAAAAGAAGGATTAGTGGGGTTAGAATTCTTGGGAGAAGAGGGACGATCGTGAAATCTGACTGACTGATTCTGAAAAATGTTTTGTTGTTATCTGCAACAGAGTGTCATAAACTATTTGTAAGTTAatttagtaattaattaattttggtaAGCTGGTTTGGATGATTTAATATCGCATGACCACTCATAACATGAATATTTGTATAATTTGGAGTAAATGAGATGCTCGTAATACAGTGcccttatttttttaaaaaaatttcatttgggttttaatcaaaatattataaaataaagataatattatagttgtgaattttttgttttgacgagggtataataataattttatttcgaCGTAATTTGAATATTGGTACagcttaataaatataattgcaATCATCGCACATGGTTATGTCATGCTCacacaatttaattatttgaataaaaaaaatcaacagaAAAAAAAACGTGTGAGTTTTGGGATAAAATAGAGAGAggttatgaaaaaaataaaaataaaattgataaatatatgAAGATTACTAATAAACATACATCATCAAAGTTATATAATAAATTGTGGAGaagtaaaaatgaaaatatattttgatgtcACGTGAATACGCCAAAATGATTACTATGATGtactcaaatattataaaatagtaaatatatattataaatgagCATGTTTTGAAAAGGTTGCCTAATGTCtaaaaatgttcaaaaaatgGTTTTCAAAGGTCGTGGCATGTCAGAGAGAATATGTTTTTATACTTTCTAATctataataatgtttttttccACTCTTTCGACTCACATGTTTTTTCACtgtacaaaaaaattaaaatatattattttatatgatatatgagtaCCGGATGTTTCATAtcagatataaaaaaataagattttaagcataaaaatagaaaaatttattaatatcaacACTTATTATACTTGTTTGAATActaatttaagaaaatttaggTGCAAAAAcgttttataaatgtattgatttatatatacatGGAGTCAACATACTCAAATAGTACAAAATCATAATTTGCACTTTCAGTTTTAGATATATGAATGTAACACACATataagtaaaatatttttatactctAAACACATGTTTATGTCCCGAgagtgctttttttttttttttttgtgaatcaaGAAATTTATAAACATGCATGTTCTCTTTGAATTTATCTAGGAATTCGCCATACATGATCCATGATTGTCAAAATTTAGATATCAATTTTGAGATAgtaaataattttcaattaatttgatgaaattttatttagaattaTAATTACATGCTTATTGTATAAATTTATTGCCTTGGCTCCAATGCACTTCAGCTCTCTGTTGGAAGAGAGCTATATTTGGAGCAACATTGTAGCGACAACgtgttttgtttgtttgttttttttgccTTTTGtagttattaattttaataaatttttatattttttataaataaaaaatttagtctataaataattaaattatttattcttttataatgttatatataaatatgatttaattatacaaatttacttaattataatttaaattaattagttttTAGAATTAATTTCTAtgtatgaattaattaatataatatcaatgtgttggttttatatatgatttaagCACTAATATTGCGACAGTTGCGTCTATGGAGAGGTAATAGGTCATCTCTAACGTTAGGGTAGGGTTTGCTACTTTTAGAGACTAAATAATTACCATCTAATAGGGTAATCAAACGGGATGGAATTGCAAAGTAGCCGTTGCGGAAAGTGACTTTCTGCCATGGCCAACGGCTCCAGAGAACCCCACTGTCCAAAATTTTATCCCCGTTTGATACCTTAGCTACTTACTACTCGACGAACTTAATTAAATCATGTTCCAATTTTTGATTTCATGCGATAATTATATGGTAGATTCTCGGTTTATGAATTTGATCTGCAAGAAAAATCTAAGAAATTATCCTCgagtgaatttcaaatttatcgtgattattatcaaaatttttataacttGATACGaagttaatttaattttgttcattaatttgaaatcaataaCCAAACATAACCCTGATTCAAATTTTGAGggggaaaaaaaagaaactAGCTTGTAAATATCCGGCTAACTTCTGTTATCACAAGCGATACTGGTCCCCTTGAATTCAATCAAGAATCCcaataaaaagatta encodes the following:
- the LOC140977959 gene encoding aquaporin PIP1-3; the protein is MAEGKEEDVKLGANRYTERQPLGTAAQSDKDYKEPPPAPLFEPGELKSWSFYRAGIAEFVATFLFLYITILTVMGVNRAPNKCASVGIQGIAWAFGGMIFALVYCTAGISGGHINPAVTFGLFLARKLSLTRALFYIVMQCLGAICGAGVVKGFMVGPYERLKGGANMVSHGYTKGDGLGAEIIGTFVLVYTVFSATDAKRNARDSHVPLLAPLPIGFAVFLVHLATIPITGTGINPARSLGAAIIYNKAQAWDDHWIYWVGPFIGAALAAVYHQIVIRAIPFKSSRAC